The genomic segment TGCTTCGACCTCAGCCTGTAAGCGCTGCTCTTTTGGCAAATCTTGTAATTGCTCATCTAGCACCAGCGATTGAGCAAAACCTTGCTGATAAAGTTTGGAAATGCGCTTATGAGACTCTTTAAGGCTGAGTGACTCATTGCTAGGATTAAGCTTTTGCTGCAGCTGCTGCTGCTTAAAGCTTGGCTCATCAAATTCGCGATTATAGCAAGCTTGAATATCTAAACTTAATTCAGGGCGCTGTAACAGTGCCGACTCAAGCGCAGCAAGTTTGCCAATCGCAGTCTCTGACAGTTGATTACTGGCTGAGGCGAACATGATTTTCGATAGATCTTGATCAGAATCGACTAAGCTGGCCAACAAAGTGAATGGCGACGAAGCCGCCTTGATAATTAAGTTGCCAATTGCTTTCCAAACAATCGGTCCATAGCCAAAATCTGGGTCAGCTAAATCGCCACTGATCGGCAGATCGATAGTAATCTCGTCGTTCTGATTTTTTAATAACGAAACCGCTAAGCCCACAGGCAAGGATGTGGCCTGATCGCTTGCCACATTTTCACCGAAATTGAACTGATCAATAAACACACTATTTTTTGCGTTTAATTTTTGCTGCTTAACCGAATAATCCACATCAAGATTTAACTTACCTTTATCAATTTCTTTACCAACATATACACCCGAGTAGCTAGAGAAGCTGGACATGTTTAGACTTTTTAACTGTACAGCCAAGTCAGCGTACAATTGTTCAGATAAGGGGTTAATTGCACCTTGCATATTAATCGGCGCATAGTTATTAATCATTGCCGAGAGCTGCATTTCAGCAGTTTCATCAGGCTTCGATGATAATCCAGTTATATTCATATCCGTTTTGTTCAGCGCTATCGAAAATAAGGGGTCAACACTGCGATCCGAAAAATTCACATTACCCTGCTGCAAGCGCAGCTGATTCAGCGCTATATCCATGGGCTTGCTTTCTNCAACTTCTGCAGCAGGTTCTTTAACGCTTTCNTCTGGCTTTTGTGACGAACTATCAGCCACCATAAGCTGACTGAGATTAAATTGCCCTTGCGCATCCAAACCCAACCACATTTCTGGGCTTTGCAGTAATAGCTGCTGCATCACTAAGGTATTTTTGGTCGACGAAAAGTCTAGATCACTCACCGCTAAGCGCGAAAAAGCGAGCACGGGCTTAGCTTGCTCACTATCCAGCAAGCTAACATCATTGAAGCGAAAGTTTCCGCCAATATTCAACTCAGTTTGATCGGTTGTTAAGTTTTCAAATGCTGCCACCGTAGCCGACATATCCGTCGAACCTGAGGCCACACGAAGTTTAGCGACCTCGCTTAGATATGGCTCAAAGTGTATAAGCGGCTGTCCTTTAAGATCGAGATTCAGGGAGGCTCTTAAGCTAGGAAACAGCATCAAATCACCGGCAACGCTTAAATCACCTTTTTGCTGCTCTTTACCTAGTTTAGCCGTTAGTGATAAGGGCATCAGGTTTTGCTCAACTAAGTTAAAATTTAACAACTCTAAGTTGAGCTCTGAGAAATCTACACCCATCGGCTGCTGCGGGCTGAGATCAAAAATCTTAACCGTGTTATTGCGTAATAACAAACTATCTAATTGAAATTGGAATTCTGGTTGCGCTGAAGTCGCTGAAAGATTGTCAGGGTCGGCGGCGGGCTTGGATGCAGGCTCAAGCTGAGCCTCAGCATCTTGCTTCAAAGCTTCAGCGTTCACATTGGATTTCTCTTCTGGCTGGGTTTGCGCCACTGTCTCACCGCTATCGCTAACAAATAATTGGGCTAAATTAATTTCGCCTTTTTTGTTAAGCCTAACCGAATAGTCGGCATCGATAATTTCAAGCGACGCAATGCGCATCGACTGATCAGCAAGACTAAAGTCCAGCGTGGAAACATTAATCTGCGGGAAATCCAGTAGGGTATTGTCTTCTTCCTTGTGACCAATTTTAAGGTTTGCCACTGAGATGTCGGCTTGATCAATAAACAGGGAGGGCTGATCGGCGCTAAAGTCGAATCGGTATTCACCCGAGACATCCAGAAAGCCATCTTGCACATCAAAGTGGAACTGCTCTTGTATATAGGAGGCTAGCTTACTGAGGTTAACATCATCAATCAGTAATTTACCATTCGACGCCAAGGGGTTAATCGACACAAAGCCTTCCCATGCCAGCGCAGAACCAATAACCCCACCACCGGATTCGGCCTTTAACTGATAGGGACTGTCTTTATCACGTTCAGTAGAGAAATCACTGAGATTAATATTTAACGGACCAATATCTGCATAAAACGGCGTTTGTTTATTCAAATCTGAAAAATATACACTCGCCTCTGAGACCGACAGAATCTTACTTAATACAGCCGGAATACCACCAGAGCTCTCTGCATTTGTGTTTGCATCAGCATCAGCATCAGATTGCTCAGGCCCAGCCGGTGCTTCAGCAGCTATCAAGTCGGCAAAGTTAAGCTGCCCTTGTTTATCAATCTGCACATAGCCGTAAGGATTTGTCAGTGTTAGTTCATCAAAGGTAAGCACTTGGGTGAATACGCTGACCAGTTCAAAATTTAGGTGTAGATAATCAAAGCCAACAAAACGCTCCAGCGACTTACCCGCAATATGAAAATTTTCCACCGTAAGCGAAAGCGCAAACGGGTTGATTGCAATACGTTCAATACTCACTGCCCTGCCATTTAAAGCCTCACCAAGCTTTGCAGGCAGCTGCTGCATCGCCAGATAAGGTAGCAATAGAAAACCAATCAGCGCATAAACGGCGATTGCAAATCCGGCATACACTGAAAAGCGGGTCTTTCGTGATTGCTGCTTGAAAGTTTGTAGCCGCGACATGTTGATTTCCTTAAAACATAGGCAAATAGATAGCTTGAGCCAGCCGAATTGGCATGCTAGCTCGAAAAAACTTAACCTTTATATTGAAGCGGAATTTCACTACTTGCGCCAGCCTTTTTGTAGCAATCTTGTGCAACTACCACTACCTCGTTATCTGATGCAATACCCATGCACAGAAGCTGGCAAACTCAGGCTGCGCATGAGCGATTGTTAACGACAAAAGGGGGCTATTTATGCTTTAATAGCAGCGCTAAAAAAATACACATTTGTCAGCTCTAATCTGGCTATTCAGTTTTATGCGTTGTTCCAAGCTTTTGATGCTGTAGCCGCCACTGTCACTGCAGACGATACAAGCTTGCGTTATGGAGATACCTATGAGAACGCTTGATCAATTAAGCGACAGCGACGAGTTTATTGGTCGACATATCGGCCCAAGCACTGAAGACATTCAACAGATGTTGAACGCCTGCGGTGTTGATGACATGCAATCGCTTATTGCTCAAACCGTTCCAGCCAATATTTTGCTACAGCAGGCAATAGCGCTTGATGAACCGATGAGTGAAAGCAACGCGCTTGACTATCTTCGCCAATTTGCTGAGCAAAATATTGTTAATCATAGCTATATCGGCATGGGCTACTACCCAGTCAAAACACCGGCCGTGATTTTACGCAATATTCTCGAAAATCCTGGCTGGTATACTGCATACACGCCCTATCAACCTGAGATTGCTCAAGGTCGCCTAGAAGCGATTATCAATTTTCAGCAGATGGTGATGGATCTGACGGCAATGCCATTAGCAAATGGCTCGCTGCTGGACGAGGGTACCGCTGCCGCAGAAGCTATGGCAATGAGCAAACGCTGTGTCAAAAAGAATAAAAGCCAAACCTACTTTATCGACCAAACGGTTCACCCTCAAACCATTGCCGTAGTTGAAACCCGCGCCAAACACTTTGGCTTTGAGGTGGTCATTGGCGATGCGCAAACCGAATTAACTGAGCACGCGGTATTTGGCGTATTGTTGCAATACCCTAACACTTATGGCCATATTCAAGATCCGACTTCTGTCATTGAANAAGCGCATCAACAACAAGCTCTGGTGACCGTTGCTACCGATCTAATGGCCTGTGCCATGCTAAAACCTGCCGGCGAGTGTGGCGCCGATATTGTGATTGGTAACAGTCAACACTTTGGCGTGCCCATGGGTTTTGGCGGACCTCACGCCGCGTTCTTCGCCTGCAAAGAGGCCTATAAACGCGCATTGCCGGGCCGCATTATTGGCGTATCTAAAGATAGCCAAGATCAACTCGCATATAGAATGGCGATGCAAACTCGCGAACAACATATTCGTCGCGAAAAAGCCACGTCTAACATCTGTACCTCACAGGCATTGCTTGCGATTATGGCTAGCTTTTATGCAGTTTATCACGGTCCTGAGGGCATCAGCGCAATCGCTGAACGCATTCATAGCCTGTGCAGCAGTTTTGCTGCGGCATTAACCGAGTCGGGCTTTGAAGTGGCAAATTTGAATAATTGCTTTGATACATTGGATATTCTTACCGACAAGGCAGATACCTTATACCAACAGGCACTCGATGCTGGTTTAAATTTGCGACGCATTAGCGCCGATCGACTTGGTATTAGCTTTAGTGAAATTGACGACGCTAATAGCCTTAGGAAACTGGCGCAGGTATTTTCTATTGAGTTAGCCAGCAATCTGTCCTCAACTGCCGCTAATAATCGCATACCCGAAGCCTTGCAACGTAGCAGCTCATTTTTGCAACATCCGGTATTTCATCGCTATCGCAGTGAAACCGATATGCTGCGCTATATGAAACAGCTAGAGAATAAAGATCTTACTCTGACCCATGCCATGATCCCGCTTGGCTCATGCACGATGAAATTAAATGCTACTGCAGAAATGCTGCCGGTAAGCTGGCCTGAGTTCGCCAATATGCACCCGTTTGCGCCAGAATGGCAGACGCTGGGTTATCAAGCCATGTTAAAAGAGCTAGATAGCATGTTGCAGGCCTGCACGGGTTATGATGCGATCTCGCTGCAACCGAATGCTGGCTCGCAAGGTGAATATGCAGGCTTGCTGGCCATAAAGGCCTATCATCTTGCGAATGGTGATACAGATCGTCATATTTGCCTAATCCCCAGCTCAGCCCATGGCACAAACCCCGCCTCAGCCGCTATGGCAAGTATGGATGTAGTGATCATCCAATGTGACGAACAAGGTAATGTAGATCTGCATGATCTGTCCGAAAAAATTACTCAGTACGCGGAAGAAATCGCTTGTTTAATGGTGACCTACCCCTCAACGCATGGCGTGTTTGAGGAAGCGATTGGTCAAATTTGCGAAATGATGCACGCGGTTGGCGCGCAGGTCTATGTTGATGGGGCAAACCTGAACGCTTTGGTCGCCGTTGCTGCACCTGGTCAATTTGGCGCTGATGTGTCCCACCTGAATCTTCATAAAACCTTCGCCATTCCGCATGGCGGCGGTGGCCCAGGTATGGGGCCGATTGGCGTAAAATCACACTTAGCGCCGTTTTTGCCCGCTGACCCCTTACACCATGAAGCAGCGAGTCAGGATATTGTCGCCTCAGCTAAATTTGGCAGTGCCGGTGTTTTACCGATTTCGTTTATGTATATAAAAATGATGGGCGCGAGCGGCATGCGCCAAGCTACCGAGACTGCAATTCTTAGCGCGAATTATATTGTTGCCCGCCTGCAGCCCACTTACGATATTTTATATACTGGCAGCCAAGGTCGTGTGGCGCATGAGTGCATTATTGATATCCGTCCGATCAAAGAAGCCAGCGGTATTAGCGAAGAAGACATTGCGAAACGCTTAATGGACTATGGTTTTCATGCACCCACCATGAGCTTCCCAGTGCCCGGCACGCTGATGGTTGAACCGACAGAGTCTGAGTCAAAATTTGAACTCGATCGTTTTTGTGATGCTATGTTGTCAATCTATGCTGAAATTCAAAAAGTTCAATCGGGCGAATGGCCGCTGTCAGACAACCCTTTAGTCAACGCACCTCACCCACATACGATGCTGTTAGCCGCAGATTGGCCACATCCTTATAGCCGCGAGCAAGCTGCCTACCCTTTGAGCTCATCAAAAACCAATAAAGTTTGGCCCAGCGCGGCAAGAATTGACAATGTGTTTGGCGACCGAAACTTATTCTGCGCCTGCCCATCTATTGCCAGCTATCAGGATACCTGAATATGTTTGATTACCAAGCATCGCCGCAGTGTTTACAGGCTAAGGTGATTCTGATTACTGGCGCCAGTGAAGGTATTGGCCGCGCCATGGCATTAAGCTTTGCTGCCGCAGGTGCAACTGTATTACTGAATGGCAGAAATATTGCGCGCTTAGAGTCACTGTATGATGAGATTGTTGGCGCAGGCTTTGCCGAGCCAGCAATTTGCCCAATGGACCTCAGCAGCCAACACTACGAAGACTATATTGTCTTGCAAAACAGCATTGGTGAAACGTTTGGTCGCTTAGATGGTTTATTACATAATGCCGGTGTGCTAGGGCGTATTAACCCGATCGCAAATACGCTGACCCAAGACTGGCTGAAGGTAATGCAGACTAATTTAAATGCACCCTTCTTTTTAACCAAAGCTATGCTGCCACTGCTTGAGGAAGCTGAGCATGGCTCTATCGTGTTTGTCTCATCAGGCGTAGGCCGTCAAGGTCGAGCCAACTGGGGGGCTTATGCGGCGAGCAAATTTGGCACCGAGGGTTTAATGCAAGTCCTGAGCGATGAGCTTGATACTATCAGCAATATTCGGGTCAACAGCCTCAACCCAGGTGCTACCAATACTGCCATGCGGCGCATGGCGTTTCCTGGCGAGATGGCAAGCAGCAACCCCAGCCCAGCATCGATTGCCGCAGCCTTTTTATTTTTAATGAGTGATGACAGTATTGGCGTTACCGGCCAAGCATTAAACGCGCAGCAAGGTGCAGCTGCTGATTATCAACCAGCCGTCAGCGACGATCGTAAATAATAATAATCTTGATGGAGTAAGTAGCCTTATGTCACAGACTGAAAGCAGCTCGCGAAAATTTCACCCTAGCGAACCACTGCGCTTAAGCACCGTGGAGCACTGGGATATTGAGACAGACATTGTTGTAGTCGGCTTTGGCGGTGCTGGATCGTGTGCCGCTATTGAAGCTGCCGACGCCGGCAGCCAAGTTATCATTTTTGAAGTGGCCTCTGAATCGGGCGGCTCCACCAAACTATCCTCAGCTGAGATTTACATGGGCGGCAGCGGTGGCACACCGATCCAGCAGGCTTGTGGCTTTAATGATACAACCGAAGATATGATTCGCTACCTTGAATTAAGTCAAGGTGAACAAGCCGATAAAGAAAAAATCAAAGCCTATTGTGAGAATTCCGTTGATCACTATCACTGGCTGGTCGACAAGGGTGCTCGCTATAAAGAGAGCTTTCATGCTGAACGCGCGATCATGGCACTCACAGATGATTGCCTGCTGTATACCGGCAGTGAAA from the Pseudomonadales bacterium genome contains:
- a CDS encoding YciK family oxidoreductase, giving the protein MFDYQASPQCLQAKVILITGASEGIGRAMALSFAAAGATVLLNGRNIARLESLYDEIVGAGFAEPAICPMDLSSQHYEDYIVLQNSIGETFGRLDGLLHNAGVLGRINPIANTLTQDWLKVMQTNLNAPFFLTKAMLPLLEEAEHGSIVFVSSGVGRQGRANWGAYAASKFGTEGLMQVLSDELDTISNIRVNSLNPGATNTAMRRMAFPGEMASSNPSPASIAAAFLFLMSDDSIGVTGQALNAQQGAAADYQPAVSDDRK
- the gcvP gene encoding aminomethyl-transferring glycine dehydrogenase, encoding MRTLDQLSDSDEFIGRHIGPSTEDIQQMLNACGVDDMQSLIAQTVPANILLQQAIALDEPMSESNALDYLRQFAEQNIVNHSYIGMGYYPVKTPAVILRNILENPGWYTAYTPYQPEIAQGRLEAIINFQQMVMDLTAMPLANGSLLDEGTAAAEAMAMSKRCVKKNKSQTYFIDQTVHPQTIAVVETRAKHFGFEVVIGDAQTELTEHAVFGVLLQYPNTYGHIQDPTSVIEXAHQQQALVTVATDLMACAMLKPAGECGADIVIGNSQHFGVPMGFGGPHAAFFACKEAYKRALPGRIIGVSKDSQDQLAYRMAMQTREQHIRREKATSNICTSQALLAIMASFYAVYHGPEGISAIAERIHSLCSSFAAALTESGFEVANLNNCFDTLDILTDKADTLYQQALDAGLNLRRISADRLGISFSEIDDANSLRKLAQVFSIELASNLSSTAANNRIPEALQRSSSFLQHPVFHRYRSETDMLRYMKQLENKDLTLTHAMIPLGSCTMKLNATAEMLPVSWPEFANMHPFAPEWQTLGYQAMLKELDSMLQACTGYDAISLQPNAGSQGEYAGLLAIKAYHLANGDTDRHICLIPSSAHGTNPASAAMASMDVVIIQCDEQGNVDLHDLSEKITQYAEEIACLMVTYPSTHGVFEEAIGQICEMMHAVGAQVYVDGANLNALVAVAAPGQFGADVSHLNLHKTFAIPHGGGGPGMGPIGVKSHLAPFLPADPLHHEAASQDIVASAKFGSAGVLPISFMYIKMMGASGMRQATETAILSANYIVARLQPTYDILYTGSQGRVAHECIIDIRPIKEASGISEEDIAKRLMDYGFHAPTMSFPVPGTLMVEPTESESKFELDRFCDAMLSIYAEIQKVQSGEWPLSDNPLVNAPHPHTMLLAADWPHPYSREQAAYPLSSSKTNKVWPSAARIDNVFGDRNLFCACPSIASYQDT
- a CDS encoding DUF748 domain-containing protein; translated protein: MSRLQTFKQQSRKTRFSVYAGFAIAVYALIGFLLLPYLAMQQLPAKLGEALNGRAVSIERIAINPFALSLTVENFHIAGKSLERFVGFDYLHLNFELVSVFTQVLTFDELTLTNPYGYVQIDKQGQLNFADLIAAEAPAGPEQSDADADANTNAESSGGIPAVLSKILSVSEASVYFSDLNKQTPFYADIGPLNINLSDFSTERDKDSPYQLKAESGGGVIGSALAWEGFVSINPLASNGKLLIDDVNLSKLASYIQEQFHFDVQDGFLDVSGEYRFDFSADQPSLFIDQADISVANLKIGHKEEDNTLLDFPQINVSTLDFSLADQSMRIASLEIIDADYSVRLNKKGEINLAQLFVSDSGETVAQTQPEEKSNVNAEALKQDAEAQLEPASKPAADPDNLSATSAQPEFQFQLDSLLLRNNTVKIFDLSPQQPMGVDFSELNLELLNFNLVEQNLMPLSLTAKLGKEQQKGDLSVAGDLMLFPSLRASLNLDLKGQPLIHFEPYLSEVAKLRVASGSTDMSATVAAFENLTTDQTELNIGGNFRFNDVSLLDSEQAKPVLAFSRLAVSDLDFSSTKNTLVMQQLLLQSPEMWLGLDAQGQFNLSQLMVADSSSQKPXESVKEPAAEVXESKPMDIALNQLRLQQGNVNFSDRSVDPLFSIALNKTDMNITGLSSKPDETAEMQLSAMINNYAPINMQGAINPLSEQLYADLAVQLKSLNMSSFSSYSGVYVGKEIDKGKLNLDVDYSVKQQKLNAKNSVFIDQFNFGENVASDQATSLPVGLAVSLLKNQNDEITIDLPISGDLADPDFGYGPIVWKAIGNLIIKAASSPFTLLASLVDSDQDLSKIMFASASNQLSETAIGKLAALESALLQRPELSLDIQACYNREFDEPSFKQQQLQQKLNPSNESLSLKESHKRISKLYQQGFAQSLVLDEQLQDLPKEQRLQAEVEAMQQALLSLETVAEPQLQALARQRAQQIQQQLLQSGQLNAARLFTTAIDQQVVVDNQLPCNLTIQSS